In Hyphomicrobiales bacterium, the DNA window CAAAGCCGATGAGCAGCGCGCGTGCCGTCTCGGGCGCTTTCAGGATGCGCACCGTGACCTCGGTGATGACGCCGAGCAGGCCCTCCGAGCCCGTCATCAGGCCGAGCAGATCGTAGCCGTCGCTGTCGAGATGCTTGCCGCCGAGGCGCACGATCTCGCCGGTCATCAGCACCATTTCGAGCCCCAGCACATTGTTGGCGGTGAGCCCGTATTTGAGGCAGTGCACGCCGCCGGAATTCTCCGCCACGTTGCCGCCGATGGTGCAGGCGATCTGGCTCGACGGGTCCGGCGCGTAATAGAAGCCTTGGTGCGCCACCGCGCCGGTCACCGCCAGGTTGGTCACGCCCGGCTGGGCGGTGACGCAGCGATTGGCGAAATCCACATCCAGGATGCGGTTGAACTTGCCAAGGCCGAGCAGCACCCCGTCGGCGAGCGGCAGGGCGCCGCCGGAAAGCGAGGTCCCGGCGCCCCGCGGCACGACCTTGATGCCTTCGGTATGGCAGTAGCCGAGAATTTCGGAGACCTGACGTGTGGTCTCAGGCAGCACGACGATGAAGGGAAGCTGCCGGTAGGCGGTGAGCCCGTCGGATTCATAGACCCGCATCTCGTTTTCCGACGCGATGACCCCCTCGCCGGGAACGATGGCGCTGAGCCGGCGCACGATCTCGTCGCGGCGGGCGAGAACGCCCGTGTCGGGAGCGGGCATGCTGAGACGGGACATCAGCGGCAACCTGACGCGGAGAGATATGTCGAAACTGTGGCAAACACGCGCATATTTGATAAACTGGGCAATAACATAATCTTTGTTTCCGGCGTAGAAAGAATATGACTCCGATCCAGGATATGGAGATTTTCGCCCGGGTCGTGACCGCCGGGAGCATGACGGCGGCGAGCCGCGAACTCGGCATCTCGCCCGCCGTCGTTTCCAAGCGCATCCGTCGCATGGAAGAGCGGCTCGGCTCGCGGCTGTTGCAGCGCACCACCCGGCGTCTGGCGACGACCGAGACCGGCCAGGGCTATTATGAAAGGGTGGTTGCCATTCTCGCAAGCGTCGAGGAGGCGGAAAATTTCATCGCCCGGCGCAACGCCGCCCCCAAGGGGATGCTGAAGGTGACCGCGCCGACCTCGTTCGGGCGCATGCATATCGCGCCCTATATCGGCGAGTTTCTCGCCGCCAATCCCGAGCTGCAGCTCAGTCTCGATCTTTCCGACCAGCTCGTCGACCTCGTCGGCGAGGGATTCGACGTGGCGATCCGGATCGGCGAATTGGAGGATTCGAGCCTGGTCGCAAGGCGCCTTGCGCCGAACAACAGGGTCATCTGCGCCGCGCCGGGTTACCTGCAGCAACACGGCGCGCCGACCACGCTTGCCGATCTGCCGCGGCACAATTGCCTGGCCGCCATAAACCAGGATCTGTGGCGCCTGGAAGGGCCGGAGGGGCCGATCAATGTGCGGGTCTCCGGCAACATTCACACCAATTCGAGCGAGGTGGTGCGCGAAGCGGTGCTGACCGGCGTCGGCATCGCGCTGCGCTCGACATGGGACGTCGGTCCGGCGCTCAAGGCGGGAAAGCTCAAGGTCATTTTGCCGCAATACCGCTCGTCGCGCCGGGTGGCGCTGTTCGCGGTCTATCCGAGCCGCCGTTTCCTGCCGTTGAAGGTCAGGGTGTTCATCGACTATCTGGCCGGAATTTATGGGCCGGAGCCCTATTGGGACGCCGGCCTCGGCCTGCCGCGCCTGTCCTGCGTGAGCGGATGAGGCTCAGGAGCGCTGGCCATAGCTCCGCCGCACGCGCCGCACCACCCACCACACGGCCAGCACCACCACCGGCACGGAGAGCGCCTCGATCAGGCCTTCGGGCACGGAAATGCCGGCGCTCTTGATGCCGCCGATCAGATAGCCGATCAGCCCGACCACGTAATCGCTGACGGCGGCCACCGACAGTCCCTCCACCGTGCGCTGCAGGCGCAGCTGCAGCTTGGCGCGGCGGTTCATCGATTCGAGCAGGCTGCGGTTCTGCTGCTCGAGCTCGATGTCGACCCGGGTACGCAGCAGATTGGCGGCGCGCGACAGCCGCAGCGACAGCGTGGCGAGCCGCTCCTCGACGAAGCGGCAGGTCTGCAATGCCGGGCCCATGCGCCGGCGCAGGAACGATTCCCAGCTGCGATGGCCGCTGACCGGCTCGGCGCCGATCGCCCGGATGCGCTGGTCGGCGATGTCGCCATAGGCGCGACTCGCACCGAAGCGGTGCGAGGTTGCCGCCGCCTGCGCCTCCAGATCGGACGCCAGCATGGTGATGCGGTCGAGCAGGAGCCGGTTGTCCTCGAAGCCGCCGGCATCGCGCATGCGCGCCATGATGTCGGCAAGGTCGGCTTCCACCCGGCGCACGACCGGCTGCAGCCTGTTCGCCTCCGGAAGCGCCATCAGCGCCAGCAGCCGGTAGGTCTCAAGCTCGATCAGGCGCTGCACCAGAACGCCTGAGCGTTGCGCCCCGAGGCCGCCATCCTCGATCAGGATGCGCGTCATGCCGCCGGGGCCGGCGCTGAAATCGGTGGCGATGCGGGCCGTCCCCCGATCGATGTCGACGACGCATAGGCTCGCCGGATCGAACAGCCGCCCGACGAGTCCGTCCTCCCCGCCGGCGGCAACAAGGGCGACCTGGGTCGCCGCGATCAACGGCCCCGGCGCGGCAAGCGCGACGCCGGGCAGAACGTCGGCGAAATCGGCGCGGCCAAACGGCGCGCCGGCATTGACGCCGGTGTCGAAGGTGTAGCTGGTAAACTCGGTATGCTGCTCCCAGCGCAGCCGCACCGGACCCAGCTCAAGGCACACAAACTTGGCCTGGCGGGGCTCGTCGAGGCCGCGGCCGCGGGCGAGTTCGGCGATCTGCTTGCGGTCCTCGGCGCCCTGCCGCTCGTCGGTCACGAAGGCGTAGTGGACGATGCGCCGCGGGGTCGCAATGCCGAAGAAGGGCCGCGCATGCACCTCGCCGATGAGCTGCGCGCGCAGCGGATGGTCGGCGACGCCGCGCCACAGGCCCGTCGCGGGTTTCTCGTCTGAGGTTCGGGTCTTTCTTGCCATGATCGCGGATCGCGGGTGGGGCCGCGGGCGCCGGATGAGCGGCGCGGCGGCGGCGACCATATCTGCGGTTGACCGGATATGCCAGAGGTGGTCGGATGGCGCGCGCTTTCTCGCATGGGTCCAGGTGTTTGTCATGCCGCAATCCCGGCCGCGCGTCGGTCTGTTCGTCACCTGTCTCGTCGATCTGATGCGGCCGAGCGTCGGCTTCGCCGCGGTCAAGTTGCTGCAGGCGGCGGGCTGCACGGTCGAGGTGCCCCGGCTGCAGACCTGTTGCGGCCAGCCGGCCTACAATTCCGGCGACCGCGGGGGCGCCGAGCGCCTGGCCCGGCAGACGATCGAGGCGTTTTCAGGCTTCGATTACGTGGTTGCGCCGTCGGGTTCCTGCGCCGGCATGCTCAAGGTGCACTATCCGCGGCTTTTCGACGACGACCCGGCGATGCGCGACAAGGCCGCGGCGCTGGCCGAGAAGGTCCACGAGCTGGTCTCGTTTCTCGTCGACGTGCGCGGCCTGAAGAAGGTCGCGGCAAGCCACAACGGCACCGTCACCTATCACGATTCCTGCTCGGGGCTGCGCGAGCTCGGCATTTCCGAGCAGCCGCGGGCCCTCTTGCGCAAGGTCAAGGGGCTGAAGCTTGTCGAGCTTGCCGAGCGCGAAGCCTGTTGCGGCTTCGGCGGCACCTTCTGCGTCAAATATTCCGACATTTCCAACGCCATGGTCGCACGCAAGACCGCCGACATCGCGGCGACCGGCGCCGATCTGGTGCTTGCCGGCGATCTCGGCTGCCTGTTGAACATCGCCGGCAAGCTGAAGCGCGAGGCAGGCGTGGCCGAGGCGCGGCACGTCGCCGAGGTGCTGGCCGGCATGACCGATACCCCGCCCATCGGCGCCGAGCGGCGCTGACGGATCAGCCCATGCAGCCGCGCTCGGCCGCCTTCAAGGACAACGCCCGCGCCGCCCTCGCCGACGCTGAGCTTCAGCGAGCCTTGCGCGTCGGCGGCGGCGGCTTCGTCGAGCGCCGCCGCAAGGCGGTCGCCAAACTGCCCGAGTTCGACACGCTGCGCGACGAGGCGCGCGACATCAAGAACCACACGCTCGACTATCTCGACCTTTATTACGAGCGCTTCGAGGAGAAGGTGCGGGCCAATGGCGGCCAAGTGCATTTCGCGCCGACGGCCGAGGACGCGCGCGATATCGTCCTCGACATCTGCCGCCAGGCGAAGGCGCGGACCGTCACCAAGGCCAAGTCAATGATCGCCGAGGAGATCGGCCTCAACGCGCACCTTGAGGCCAATGGCATCGAGGCGGTGGAGACCGATCTCGGCGAATATATCATCCAGATCCGCGGCGAGAGCCCGAGCCACATCATCGCGCCGGCCATTCACGTCACCAAGGAACAGGTGGAAGCGGACTTCCGGCGGGCGCATGCGTGGCTGCCGGCCGACCGCGACCTCAAGGCGCCGGAAACCCTGGTGCGCGAGGCGCGAGCGGTGTTGCGCGAAAAATTTCTCGCCGCCGATGTCGGCATCACCGGCGCCAACATGCTGATCGCCGAAACCGGCAGCTCAGTCATCGTCACCAACGAGGGAAACGGCGATCTCACCCAGTCTCTGCCGCGCGTGCACATCGTCGTGGCGAGCCTGGAGAAGATGGTGCCGACGCTCGAGGACGCAACCGTCATCCTGCGGGTGCTGGCGCGGTCTGCGACCGGCCAGGAGCTGTCGGTCTATACCACTTTTTCCACCGGCGCGCGCCGCGCCGACGACCCGGACGGGCCGGCGGAATATCACGTCGTGGTGCTCGACAATGGCCGCACGCCGATGATCGGGACGAAGTTTCAGGACATGCTGCGCTGCATCCGCTGCGGCGCCTGCATGGACCATTGCCCGGTCTATCAGGCGGTCGGCGGACACGCCTATGGCTGGGTCTATCCGGGACCCATGGGGGCGGTGCTGACGCCGCAACTTATCGGCATCGATCGGGCAGGCCACCTGCCCAATGCGTCGAGCTTCTGCGGGCGCTGCGAATCCGTCTGCCCGATGCGCATTCCGCTGCCGAACCTGATGCGCCATTGGCGCGAGCGCGAATTCGAGCGGCATCTCTCGCCGAAAAGCGCGCGCTGGGGCTTGGGCCTGTGGGAATTCGCCGCGACAAGGCCGCGGCTCTACCGCGCCGCGGTCAACATCGCCGTGCCTTTGCTGGCCATGCTCGCCGGCCGCCGGGGGCGCCTCAAGAGACTGCCGCTTGCCGGCGGCTGGACCCGGCACCGCGACCTGCCGGCGCCCGAGGGGAGCACCTTTCAGCAATTGTGGCGCAAGAGAAAGGCGGGCCGGTCATGAACGCGGAAAAGCGGCGCCAGGCGGTGCTCGACGGCTTGCGCCGTGCGCTCGGCGTGCGCGGCGATGAAAATGCGCGCCGGGCCATCGTCAAGGGGCGGATCGAGAACCATCCGCGCGGCACCATCCCGAAGCGCGCGCGGCTTGCCCCCTTCAAGCGGGTCGAGCTGTTCATCGCCATGGCGGAAGCCGCCGACGCCACAACCGCGCGGGTCGAGGACAAGAGCGGGGTGGTCGCCGCCATCGGCGAATTCCTGCTGAGCCGCGACCTGCCGGGCGATCTCGTGCATGGCGGCGATCCTTACATCGGAAGCCTTGACTGGCGCGCCCACAGGGAGATCAAAGCGCGCCGTGGCGCGCCTCGTCCGGAGGATGCGGTGTCGTTCGCGAAGGCGTTTGCCGGCGTCGCCGAGACCGGCACGCTGGTGATGATGTCCGGACCGGAGAACCCGACGACGCTCAACTTCCTGCCGTTCACCGAAATCGTGCTCCTCGAGGCCAAGGACATCGCCGGCGACTATGAGAGCGTGTGGGACAGACTGCGCGCCGAGCGTGGCGCCGGCAGCATGCCGCGCGCGCTTGTCTGGGTCACGGGCCCGTCGCGCTCGGCCGATATCGGCCAGGCGCTCCTGCTCGGCGCCCACGGCCCCGGCAATCTGCACATCATCATCGTCGGATAGACGGCTAGAGCGGTTCATGGTTATACGAAACCATATGACAGGGATGATTTTGCGCCGTGGCGGTGTTGCGGCTGTTGGCCGATGCACCGCATCGCCCGGCGAGCCGCGTCTGCTCGGATGAACCGATTTGGCCCATCGAATCGATTCCCTATAACCATGAACCGCTCTAGGCCGCCGGGCCGCCTTTCCGGGCAGCGGCGAACTCGGCTTCCAGATCCGCCAGCAGCCGCTTGAAATCGTCCGGCACCGGCATGCCGAAGGCGCGCATCTCGCCGAGCTTTTCGCGCAATTGCAGGTAAAGCTCGTGCTTGTCCTCCGGCTGGTTCTCCATCTGCTTCAGCAGAAGCGAAATTTCCGCTTCGATCTCCTCAAGGGCCATATGCGCGCTCCCTGGTGCCTCGTCCACTGATGCGGACAATAGGATGTACCGGCCGTGCAATCCAGGCCCGGCCGTGGCACGGCAATTGTTCCCGGCCATGCATTTCGTTTCCGGAATGAAATTCGATGGCGATAGTCACCAGCTTGTCCACAACTCGTCCAGGCTGTCTTCAGGGGCGGTCCACATGCCTTCGGCTCGGGCGGCGCGCCATCTGCCGAGGCGAACCTGCCCGGCCCTGAAGCTGGAATGTTTGCTCACTTGAGGCGGTGATAGACGCTGGACCCATAGGGGTCGGCGGGAACGGACGCGGAAAGGAATGCCCGTATCTGCGAGGTCGTGCCGGTGAGGGTGACGGTCGCATCCGGATCGCCGTCCTTGATCTCTCCCTCCAATCGGCCCGCCTCGATCGCCTCCCGCACGAATGCCGTCTCGGGAATATCGATCCTGAGCGTGTCGGGATCCTCGAGCGCCATCCGTCCGATGAAGCGGTCGATCGGATTGGACGCGTCGGGAAATGGGTCCGGGCCCCGCGGCGCCGCCTCGAAATAGATGGCGGCGCCGATCTCGGTCAGGCGCACATCGAACAGCGTGCGGCCCACGTCGATGTCGTCATTCCCCGGCTCGACATAGATATATGCAATCTTGCCGAGCGTCGGATCGCCGTCGTCGGGCCGGATCGTCAGCAACCAGACAGAGCCGTCCTCCGCGCGCGCCCAAGTGCCGGTGATGCTTTCGTCGATCGGCAGCGGATTGTCGATGATGGTGTTCTTTGTCTCGAGCAAACAGGCGGCAAGCGGCAACGCGCACAGCATGACGCCGAACAACCGAACAAACGCGCGCATCGTCTTTCCTCCGGTCGACTGCCGCACTGGCGCGGATCCGCGGCCGATGTTGGCACCGGCCCGTGCCGCCGGCAAGGGCAATGGCCAATGGATGCCGGCGCAAATTCGTGGCACGGTTGGTTGCCGACGCGCAGCGCGGAGCGCCGGACGCCGTCGGATCATGGGGAGGCAAGATGAGCGAGAATTGGCACGACCTCGGCCCGACCGAGGAGTTCAAGACGGCGCCGGTGCACGAGGTGCGCATCGGCCGCACCCGCATCGCGATCACCTGGAAGGACGGTCGGTTCGGCGCCATCTCGGGTGTATGCAACCATGTCGCCGGACCGCTCGGACAAGGCCGGCTCGACGGCGACTATGTGGTCTGCCCGTGGCATTACTGGAAGTTCCACCGCCTCACCGGCGAGGGCGAGCCGGGCTTCGAGGAGGACAAGGTGCCGCGCCACGCGGTCAAGGAGGAGAATGGCCGCCTCTTGGTCGACCCGGAACCCGCGACCAAGCGCAACCGGGTGCCGCATGCGCCGCATCCGCTCGCCCGGCGCGAGTCGCGGCCCGAGGGGCCGATCCGCGTCGCCGGCATCTCGACGACCATCATGGACCCGGCCCATCCGCGCAGATCGACCTCGGAGGAACTGCTCGACACGGCGCTCGAACATGCCGGCGAGAGCCTCGGAGCGGAAACCCGCTTGATCC includes these proteins:
- a CDS encoding LUD domain-containing protein, encoding MNAEKRRQAVLDGLRRALGVRGDENARRAIVKGRIENHPRGTIPKRARLAPFKRVELFIAMAEAADATTARVEDKSGVVAAIGEFLLSRDLPGDLVHGGDPYIGSLDWRAHREIKARRGAPRPEDAVSFAKAFAGVAETGTLVMMSGPENPTTLNFLPFTEIVLLEAKDIAGDYESVWDRLRAERGAGSMPRALVWVTGPSRSADIGQALLLGAHGPGNLHIIIVG
- a CDS encoding (Fe-S)-binding protein, producing MPQSRPRVGLFVTCLVDLMRPSVGFAAVKLLQAAGCTVEVPRLQTCCGQPAYNSGDRGGAERLARQTIEAFSGFDYVVAPSGSCAGMLKVHYPRLFDDDPAMRDKAAALAEKVHELVSFLVDVRGLKKVAASHNGTVTYHDSCSGLRELGISEQPRALLRKVKGLKLVELAEREACCGFGGTFCVKYSDISNAMVARKTADIAATGADLVLAGDLGCLLNIAGKLKREAGVAEARHVAEVLAGMTDTPPIGAERR
- a CDS encoding LysR family transcriptional regulator, whose protein sequence is MTPIQDMEIFARVVTAGSMTAASRELGISPAVVSKRIRRMEERLGSRLLQRTTRRLATTETGQGYYERVVAILASVEEAENFIARRNAAPKGMLKVTAPTSFGRMHIAPYIGEFLAANPELQLSLDLSDQLVDLVGEGFDVAIRIGELEDSSLVARRLAPNNRVICAAPGYLQQHGAPTTLADLPRHNCLAAINQDLWRLEGPEGPINVRVSGNIHTNSSEVVREAVLTGVGIALRSTWDVGPALKAGKLKVILPQYRSSRRVALFAVYPSRRFLPLKVRVFIDYLAGIYGPEPYWDAGLGLPRLSCVSG
- a CDS encoding LutB/LldF family L-lactate oxidation iron-sulfur protein, which codes for MQPRSAAFKDNARAALADAELQRALRVGGGGFVERRRKAVAKLPEFDTLRDEARDIKNHTLDYLDLYYERFEEKVRANGGQVHFAPTAEDARDIVLDICRQAKARTVTKAKSMIAEEIGLNAHLEANGIEAVETDLGEYIIQIRGESPSHIIAPAIHVTKEQVEADFRRAHAWLPADRDLKAPETLVREARAVLREKFLAADVGITGANMLIAETGSSVIVTNEGNGDLTQSLPRVHIVVASLEKMVPTLEDATVILRVLARSATGQELSVYTTFSTGARRADDPDGPAEYHVVVLDNGRTPMIGTKFQDMLRCIRCGACMDHCPVYQAVGGHAYGWVYPGPMGAVLTPQLIGIDRAGHLPNASSFCGRCESVCPMRIPLPNLMRHWREREFERHLSPKSARWGLGLWEFAATRPRLYRAAVNIAVPLLAMLAGRRGRLKRLPLAGGWTRHRDLPAPEGSTFQQLWRKRKAGRS
- a CDS encoding DUF3422 domain-containing protein, which encodes MARKTRTSDEKPATGLWRGVADHPLRAQLIGEVHARPFFGIATPRRIVHYAFVTDERQGAEDRKQIAELARGRGLDEPRQAKFVCLELGPVRLRWEQHTEFTSYTFDTGVNAGAPFGRADFADVLPGVALAAPGPLIAATQVALVAAGGEDGLVGRLFDPASLCVVDIDRGTARIATDFSAGPGGMTRILIEDGGLGAQRSGVLVQRLIELETYRLLALMALPEANRLQPVVRRVEADLADIMARMRDAGGFEDNRLLLDRITMLASDLEAQAAATSHRFGASRAYGDIADQRIRAIGAEPVSGHRSWESFLRRRMGPALQTCRFVEERLATLSLRLSRAANLLRTRVDIELEQQNRSLLESMNRRAKLQLRLQRTVEGLSVAAVSDYVVGLIGYLIGGIKSAGISVPEGLIEALSVPVVVLAVWWVVRRVRRSYGQRS